One Hyalangium minutum DNA window includes the following coding sequences:
- a CDS encoding DUF418 domain-containing protein, producing MSEPTPAVPALETEARPVDVSERVVLLDVLRGFALWGVFLSNSFMWFSGRNLLPREQAKALGAPLFEGVVSSLYHFFVNQKFVTLFSFLFGLGFTIQLSRAKARGRAIVPLYSRRLLVLLGIGLTHLFGIWPGDVLSTYALVGFVLLLFRERSDKTVLIWVLVLVGVVPLVAPLIQHYGPILLHGAQAAAEQAKAQEEALAQMRARYLAGRASDSFWAVQLESARYFVTAMVWQVNRLLWMIEILGRFLLGLLAGRHLLMQDVERNRPWHRRLLVWGLVLGVLGNGAMVVVQRLRIAGLVDPVKDAWMVIMPLIHEAGYLGLAAVYVAAFALLFQREGWRKRMSVLAPVGRMALTNYLTQSVVSLCLYDGWGLGLVGKLPPSRCVALTMAVFALQIPFSHGWLSRFRFGPAEWLWRSLTYGRAQPMRLAPPSAPESAAS from the coding sequence ATGTCCGAACCAACCCCCGCCGTGCCGGCCCTGGAGACCGAGGCCCGCCCGGTGGATGTGTCCGAGCGAGTCGTCCTGCTGGACGTGCTGCGCGGCTTCGCCCTGTGGGGCGTCTTCCTCTCGAACAGCTTCATGTGGTTCAGCGGGCGCAACCTGCTGCCGCGCGAGCAGGCCAAGGCGCTGGGAGCTCCGCTGTTCGAGGGAGTGGTCAGCTCGCTCTACCACTTCTTCGTGAACCAGAAGTTCGTCACCCTCTTCTCGTTCCTGTTCGGACTGGGCTTCACCATCCAGCTGTCGCGCGCCAAGGCCCGGGGCCGTGCGATTGTCCCGCTGTACTCGCGACGGCTGCTGGTGCTGCTGGGCATCGGCCTGACGCACCTCTTCGGAATCTGGCCCGGTGACGTGCTCTCCACCTATGCCCTGGTGGGCTTCGTGCTGCTGCTCTTCCGTGAGCGCTCGGACAAGACGGTGCTGATCTGGGTGCTGGTGCTGGTGGGAGTGGTGCCACTGGTGGCGCCCCTGATCCAGCACTATGGCCCCATCCTGCTGCACGGTGCACAGGCGGCGGCCGAGCAGGCCAAGGCGCAGGAGGAGGCACTGGCCCAGATGCGGGCGCGGTACCTGGCGGGCCGCGCGAGCGATTCCTTCTGGGCCGTCCAGCTGGAGAGCGCGCGATACTTCGTCACGGCCATGGTCTGGCAGGTCAACCGCCTGCTCTGGATGATCGAGATCCTCGGCCGCTTCCTGCTGGGCCTGCTGGCGGGACGGCATCTGCTGATGCAGGACGTGGAGCGCAACCGCCCGTGGCACCGCCGGCTGCTCGTGTGGGGACTGGTGCTGGGCGTGCTGGGCAATGGCGCGATGGTGGTGGTGCAGCGCCTGCGCATCGCGGGGCTGGTGGACCCCGTGAAGGATGCGTGGATGGTGATCATGCCGCTCATCCACGAGGCGGGCTACCTGGGGTTGGCCGCGGTGTACGTGGCCGCCTTTGCCCTGCTCTTCCAGCGCGAGGGGTGGCGCAAACGGATGTCGGTGCTGGCGCCGGTAGGCCGCATGGCGCTCACCAATTACCTGACGCAGTCGGTGGTGAGCCTCTGCCTCTACGACGGGTGGGGGCTGGGGCTCGTGGGCAAGCTGCCGCCGTCGCGCTGTGTGGCGCTGACGATGGCCGTGTTCGCGCTGCAGATCCCCTTCAGCCACGGGTGGCTGTCCCGGTTCCGCTTCGGCCCGGCCGAGTGGCTGTGGCGCTCGCTCACCTACGGCCGGGCCCAGCCCATGCGCCTGGCGCCCCCGAGCGCCCCGGAGTCGGCGGCGAGCTGA